From Alosa sapidissima isolate fAloSap1 chromosome 2, fAloSap1.pri, whole genome shotgun sequence, one genomic window encodes:
- the LOC121694813 gene encoding uncharacterized protein LOC121694813, protein MVATTGHRKCIFLGMTVGDVEKAEAYKGSFTITTDVALPIDKRQDVCRAMAHDPKTASLYYVPEASGRQTRTIRLDILRSLMASVKQRKRVSEETQDQVTINHSGDGEDQDAMEQDQETNAEVSEEGQVKETEVTLPFEDGQSQVSQAMALDLMSPGNVPEFTAKRSPFFKLEILRSLSRSINLPSIQEDQEEAQSQTSESGNSSSPSSSDCTEEGQGKKDQEEAESQSSESGNSSPSSSESE, encoded by the exons ATGGTGGCAACAACAGGCCACAGAAAGTGCATCTTCCTGGGCATGACTGTAGGGGATGTCGAAAAGGCAGAGGCCTACAAGGGCAGTTTTACCATTACG acAGATGTGGCACTTCCAATCGACAAAAGGCAGGATGTCTGCAGAGCGATGGCCCATGACCCGAAGACTGCCAGCTTATACTATGTGCCTGAGGCCAGTGGCAGACAGACCCGAACAATCAGGCTAGACATATTGAGGTCCCTAATGGCCTCAGTCAAGCAACGTAAAA GGGTCTCAGAGGAGACACAGGATCAGGTGACAATAAATCATTCAGGTGACGGTGAGGATCAGGATGCAATGGAGCAGGACCAGGAGACAAATGCAGAGGTGTCTGAGGAGGGTCAGGTGAAGGAG aCAGAGGTCACACTTCCCTTTGAAGATGGGCAGAGTCAAGTCTCTCAAGCAATGGCCCTTGACTTGATGAGTCCAGGTAATGTGCCTGAGTTCACAGCCAAACGCTCCCCATTCTTCAAGTTGGAGATATTGAGATCCCTAAGTCGATCGATCAATCTACCAA GCATCCAGGAGGACCAGGAGGAAGCACAGTCTCAGACCAGTGAGTCTGGGAACTCCTCCTCACCATCCTCCTCAGATTGTACagaggagggtcaggggaaGAAGGACCAGGAGGAAGCAGAGTCTCAGTCAAGTGAGTCTGGGAACTCCTCACCCTCTTCCTCAGAGTCTGAGTag